The window CGACCGCGAGCGCCGGATCGTCCACCTGATCATCGCCGACTACAGCGACGAGCAGATCGCCGCGGACCTCTTCGTCGCCGTACGGACCATGCAGCGCCAGTTGCGCCGCCTGATGGATCGGGTGGGGGCGCCGAACCGCTGTGCGCTCGGTGCGATCGCGGCCCACCGGGGCTGGCTCACGCCCGAGGCCCTCGGCGAACCCGACTCCCCGCACCGGCCGGAACACGCGCCGACGGCAACAACCCTGGCCGCCTGACGTACGCCGAGGCTCTCCCTCCCGGCGATCCCACCGCGCCCGCAACCTGGCGATGGCGGGCCGGAGAACCGGCCGGGTGAGGGTACGACCTGATGTGGGCAACCTTCGGCACATGGCCGGGTCGCGCCGCGGCACTGTTCCAGCCGGACGGGTGGACGAGAAGCCGGACCTGACCTGACCCCTACCGGCAGCGGTCAGCTACCGGCGCCGGCCTTGTCCACGATCGTGCCGAGCAGCGCGGCGAACTCCTTCGGGTGGGAGTAGAACGGGGCGTGGTTGCCCTCCGCGTGGTAGACGGCTCCCGCCCGCGCGGCCATCCGCTCCTCGACCAGGGCGACCACCGAGAGTTCGTCGTCCGGGATGACGTAGCTGCTGGAGATGGTCTTCCAGCCCACCTGCGTCACCGCCTCGAAGTCGGCGCGGATGGTCTGCGGGACCAGCCGGGCGCTGGCCAGCGCGGTGTCGGGGTTGTCCGGGTTCCCGTCGAAGAACGTGGCGGGCTGGTTGTTCTCCGGGTTCACCGGCGACCGCAGGCCCGCCAGGGAGTCCGGGGTCGGAACGCCGTGGATGGGGAACATCGCCTCACCGAGGTCGGGCATGTAGGCCGCCACGTAGACGAGGTGCACCACGTTGGGGGCGCCCGCGGTGGCCTGGGTGACCGGCATGCCCGCGTACGAGTGGGCGACCACCACCACGGGACCGTCGATGGCGTCGATCGCCGCCCGGACCACCCGCGCGTCGTCGAACATCCCGGGCAGCGGCTCAGGCCGGGACTCGTCCCGCACCGCGCTCGGCAGGTCGACCGTCTCGGTCCGCCAGCCTTCGGCGCCGAGTTCGGCCTGGAGCTTCTCCCAGACCCAGGAACCGTGATGACCGCCGTGTACGAGCAGGAGCGTCGGGCGGTCGGTCGGGAACGGCGTACTCATGATCTTGCCTCTCGGGGTGGGAGGTATGTCACTGATAGTCAGGTTTATGGCAATCGGACGCTGCGTCCGATCCGACTATACATACTTTCCCCGGCACACCCGCTGCCACTACAAGACGGCTGCGGTCGGGCAGAGCGCCCTACGATTGCCCGATGACCTCCACCCGCCGCCCAGCCGCGTCCCCGGAGCGTCGGGAGTCCATCGAGGCGGGGGTGATCGCCGCCATCGAGCGCCTGTTGAAGCAGGGCGCCAGCTTCACCGAGCTGACCATGCAACAGATCGCGGCCGAGGCGGGAGTCGCCCGATCCACCCTCTACCTGTACTTCCAGGAGAAGACCTCGGTACTGATCCCGATGTCGACCAGGCTCGGCGACGGCGCGTTCGACATCATCAACGGGTGGGACCCCCGCGAGCCCAGCGGTCTCGACGGGCTCACGGAGGCCCTGCTCAGGGTGATCGCCTACTACCGCGAACGCGCACACGTACTCGCCGCGATCACCGAGGTCTCCGGCTACGACCGGACCGTACGTGAGCACTGGCAGGCCGAACTCGGCAAGTTCATCGACCTGTCGCAGACCTGGCTGCGTACGGAGCAGGAAGCCGGGCGTACCTCCGCCGACCTTGACCCGCGCACCGCAAGTCAGGTCATCGTCCACGGCGGCAACCAGGCCATCGCCGACCACGTCGCCAACGGCGACCCCGCCCGCGACCGCATCGTGGCGCAGGAACTCGCCGCCAACCAGTGGTTCGGCGGCCTGCGCCGCTCCCAACCGTCGCCGTCATGACGCCACGTCACGCGGGCGGGCACGTCCTCAGGAGCTGAAGTCCTGCGCGGTGAAGATGCCCTTCCTCGCCAGGACAACGGGCTTGTGGAGCCTGCTCACGGTAAGGAACGGGATGAAACCCGGGTCGTAGAAGTCGCCTTGCGGATCGACGTTCTTGACCGCCCGGGACCCCGGCGCCGAGTTGCGCTGGAGCGCGTACCACTGGTCGATGACAAAGGCATCCGGACCCCAGGTCGAATGGTCACCCAACGCGCTGCCCTGTGCCCGGTCCACCACGATCAGAGCATGCGACGCCTCCCCCGGAGTGGCCATGAAACACACCTCGATAGTGCTAGTCGGGTTGAACAACTCCCTGAACATCGAGCCCAGATGTGCCACCACCAGGCAACAGATGTCCACGCACGTCCCCAGGCACACCCCCTTCTTCGCCGCGAGAAGGCGCTCCTTACCGACCCGCAGGTACGCCTTCCCCATGGCGGCGTAGATCTCGGCATCGGTCTTGTCCCGAAGTCCGGGGTCCAACCCGAGCTTGATCTGGGCGCCCAGGGGTTTCAGCTGCGCCCCCGGGCCCACGAGGCTCGGCGCCCAGGCGGTATACCCGCTCTGCGTCACCAGGTTGTTCTGGTTCAGCGTGTTCCACGGGTTGGCCACCACCACACTCGCCAGTACGGAGGAGCTGATCGCCTCCTCCACACCCGCCATGATCTGCGCCTTCGTCTTCACTACGGTGTGAACTGCCTCGGTCACGGCGAACTCCTCAGTCAGCACGGTTCGGGGAGGGGCGCCGCGCTCAACCTTCCAATGTGAACGCGGCTCAGGTATGTATACCGTCACCACTCGTGGCGACACCCTCACAAGTCGTATGAGAGACACCGACTGCGGACCGCCCGGACCTCCTCTCACCCGAGTTCGATGGCTTGCAGGTCCTGGGCGACGAACTGCACCGCCAGGTCCGGATCGTCTCCGGCGCGCTCGATCAAG of the Micromonospora sp. NBC_01796 genome contains:
- a CDS encoding helix-turn-helix transcriptional regulator, with translation MPDDRGPISDRERRIVHLIIADYSDEQIAADLFVAVRTMQRQLRRLMDRVGAPNRCALGAIAAHRGWLTPEALGEPDSPHRPEHAPTATTLAA
- a CDS encoding TetR/AcrR family transcriptional regulator — encoded protein: MTSTRRPAASPERRESIEAGVIAAIERLLKQGASFTELTMQQIAAEAGVARSTLYLYFQEKTSVLIPMSTRLGDGAFDIINGWDPREPSGLDGLTEALLRVIAYYRERAHVLAAITEVSGYDRTVREHWQAELGKFIDLSQTWLRTEQEAGRTSADLDPRTASQVIVHGGNQAIADHVANGDPARDRIVAQELAANQWFGGLRRSQPSPS
- a CDS encoding alpha/beta fold hydrolase, coding for MSTPFPTDRPTLLLVHGGHHGSWVWEKLQAELGAEGWRTETVDLPSAVRDESRPEPLPGMFDDARVVRAAIDAIDGPVVVVAHSYAGMPVTQATAGAPNVVHLVYVAAYMPDLGEAMFPIHGVPTPDSLAGLRSPVNPENNQPATFFDGNPDNPDTALASARLVPQTIRADFEAVTQVGWKTISSSYVIPDDELSVVALVEERMAARAGAVYHAEGNHAPFYSHPKEFAALLGTIVDKAGAGS